In Corylus avellana chromosome ca2, CavTom2PMs-1.0, the following proteins share a genomic window:
- the LOC132171593 gene encoding uncharacterized protein LOC132171593 isoform X1, with protein MDKAELESFLKVLPPVDFCCVYGSALHPNNHEKSTMVDYILGVSDPEQWHSQNLKMNKRHYASWLAHLGGARMITQIADEIGVGVHFNPFVSWNDKMFKYGIVRMHDLVQDILNWERFYLSGRLQKPVHILVDNLDLENVNSSNLRAAISAALLLLPPKFTEEDLYAKICSLSYMGDLRMLFAEDKNKVKKIVQGQFDLFQSRYKSFLEEYEAKELLRLTSYGSRQTNISQDCGLSVARHLVNTLPPMVRSQMGMKLGEKTKLSDSGQVIHEVLIGSRDEAAKCMQKVLRQKVLVSSARQAVSGLLTAGGVNAVRYLANKMCKAWKSLR; from the exons ATGGACAAAGCGGAGCTTGAGAGCTTTCTAAAGGTTCTTCCTCCTGTAGACTTTTGCTGCGTCTACGGTTCAGCTCTTCATCCAAACAATCATGAAAAG TCAACCATGGTAGATTACATTCTTGGTGTATCGGATCCTGAGCAATGGCATTCTCAG AATctaaaaatgaacaaaaggcACTATGCTTCATGGCTGGCGCACCTTGGCGGGGCGAGAATG attactcaaattgctgaTGAAATCGGTGTTGGAGTACACTTCAACCCTTTTGTTAGTTGGAATGACAAG ATGTTCAAATATGGGATTGTTCGGATGCATGACTTGGTTCAAGACATACTGAATTGGGAGAGATTCTACTTGAGTGGTCGTTTACAAAAACCG GTCCATATACTTGTGGATAATCTGGATCTAGAAAATGTAAACTCTTCTAATTTGAGGGCTGCAATCTCTGCTGCCCTCCTCCTTCTGCCACCAAAATTCACTGAG GAAGATTTGTATGCCAAAATATGTAGCCTCTCATATATGGGTGATTTGCGTATGCTTTTTGCAGAGGACAAAAATAAG GTGAAGAAGATTGTACAAGGGCAATTTGATTTATTCCAGTCCAGGTATAAGTCATTTCTTGAAGAGTACGAGGCTAAAGAGTTGTTGAGACTCACGTCATATGGAAGTCGCCAAACAAATATTTCCCAG GATTGTGGCTTATCCGTAGCTCGGCATCTTGTTAATACCCTTCCTCCAATGGTCAGAAGCCAAATGGGCATGAAGCTAGGAGAGAAGACAAAGCTGAGTGACTCTG GTCAAGTTATACATGAAGTTTTGATTGGCTCGAGAGATGAGGCTGCAAAATGCATGCAGAAGGTTCTGAGGCAAAAGGTCTTGGTTTCAAGTGCAAGGCAGGCTGTCTCTGGGCTACTAACCGCTGGTGGTGTAAATGCTGTTAGATATCTTGCTAACAAAATGTGCAAGGCTTGGAAATCCTTGAGATGA
- the LOC132171593 gene encoding uncharacterized protein LOC132171593 isoform X2 yields MDKAELESFLKVLPPVDFCCVYGSALHPNNHEKSTMVDYILGVSDPEQWHSQNLKMNKRHYASWLAHLGGARMITQIADEIGVGVHFNPFVSWNDKMFKYGIVRMHDLVQDILNWERFYLSGRLQKPVHILVDNLDLENVNSSNLRAAISAALLLLPPKFTEVKKIVQGQFDLFQSRYKSFLEEYEAKELLRLTSYGSRQTNISQDCGLSVARHLVNTLPPMVRSQMGMKLGEKTKLSDSGQVIHEVLIGSRDEAAKCMQKVLRQKVLVSSARQAVSGLLTAGGVNAVRYLANKMCKAWKSLR; encoded by the exons ATGGACAAAGCGGAGCTTGAGAGCTTTCTAAAGGTTCTTCCTCCTGTAGACTTTTGCTGCGTCTACGGTTCAGCTCTTCATCCAAACAATCATGAAAAG TCAACCATGGTAGATTACATTCTTGGTGTATCGGATCCTGAGCAATGGCATTCTCAG AATctaaaaatgaacaaaaggcACTATGCTTCATGGCTGGCGCACCTTGGCGGGGCGAGAATG attactcaaattgctgaTGAAATCGGTGTTGGAGTACACTTCAACCCTTTTGTTAGTTGGAATGACAAG ATGTTCAAATATGGGATTGTTCGGATGCATGACTTGGTTCAAGACATACTGAATTGGGAGAGATTCTACTTGAGTGGTCGTTTACAAAAACCG GTCCATATACTTGTGGATAATCTGGATCTAGAAAATGTAAACTCTTCTAATTTGAGGGCTGCAATCTCTGCTGCCCTCCTCCTTCTGCCACCAAAATTCACTGAG GTGAAGAAGATTGTACAAGGGCAATTTGATTTATTCCAGTCCAGGTATAAGTCATTTCTTGAAGAGTACGAGGCTAAAGAGTTGTTGAGACTCACGTCATATGGAAGTCGCCAAACAAATATTTCCCAG GATTGTGGCTTATCCGTAGCTCGGCATCTTGTTAATACCCTTCCTCCAATGGTCAGAAGCCAAATGGGCATGAAGCTAGGAGAGAAGACAAAGCTGAGTGACTCTG GTCAAGTTATACATGAAGTTTTGATTGGCTCGAGAGATGAGGCTGCAAAATGCATGCAGAAGGTTCTGAGGCAAAAGGTCTTGGTTTCAAGTGCAAGGCAGGCTGTCTCTGGGCTACTAACCGCTGGTGGTGTAAATGCTGTTAGATATCTTGCTAACAAAATGTGCAAGGCTTGGAAATCCTTGAGATGA
- the LOC132172194 gene encoding uncharacterized protein LOC132172194 isoform X3, with the protein MDKAELESFLKVLPPVDFCCVYGSALHPNNHEKSTMVDYILGVSDPEQWHSQNLKMNKRHYASWLAHLGGARMITQIADEIGVGVHFNPFVSWNDKMFKYGIVRMHDLVQDILNWERFYLSGRLQKPVHILVDNLDLENVNSSNLRAAISAALLLLPPKFTEEDLYAKICSLSYMGDLRMLFAEDKNKVKKIVQGQFDLFQSRYKSFLEEYEAKELLRLTSYGSRQTNISQNRIVAYP; encoded by the exons ATGGACAAAGCGGAGCTTGAGAGCTTTCTAAAGGTTCTACCTCCTGTAGACTTTTGCTGCGTCTACGGTTCAGCTCTTCATCCAAACAATCATGAAAAG TCAACCATGGTAGATTACATTCTTGGTGTATCGGATCCTGAGCAATGGCATTCTCAG AATctaaaaatgaacaaaaggcACTATGCTTCATGGCTGGCGCACCTTGGCGGGGCGAGAATG attactcaaattgctgaTGAAATCGGTGTTGGAGTACACTTCAACCCTTTTGTTAGTTGGAATGACAAG ATGTTCAAATATGGGATTGTTCGGATGCATGACTTGGTTCAAGACATACTGAATTGGGAGAGATTCTACTTGAGTGGTCGTTTACAAAAACCG GTCCATATACTTGTGGATAATCTGGATCTAGAAAATGTAAACTCTTCTAATTTGAGGGCTGCAATCTCTGCTGCCCTCCTCCTTCTGCCACCAAAATTCACTGAG GAAGATTTGTATGCCAAAATATGTAGCCTCTCATATATGGGTGATTTGCGTATGCTTTTTGCAGAGGACAAAAATAAG GTGAAGAAGATTGTACAAGGGCAATTTGATTTATTCCAGTCCAGGTATAAGTCATTTCTTGAAGAGTACGAGGCTAAAGAGTTGTTGAGACTCACGTCATATGGAAGTCGCCAAACAAATATTTCCCAG AACAGGATTGTGG